A single region of the Brachypodium distachyon strain Bd21 chromosome 3, Brachypodium_distachyon_v3.0, whole genome shotgun sequence genome encodes:
- the LOC104583855 gene encoding DNA-directed RNA polymerases IV and V subunit 4, whose amino-acid sequence MSDRGGKGYYTAPRGKALASKTGTPNGRQNISANAPIVLSDSDSDSEGFREEPTPTHSKSNGKASSDSLKTGGKASSDSLKTGGKASSFSNGEAGKGGKTFSAGKGGKGSASTAMPAKSDAELKLELDMPSNSRILMNCEATELLQQIHEHMAILSEDPKIKIPESFDRTFQFAKEGNHFTSAKSVKEVLDPLKKSGVTDGEICMIANIGPETIEEVYALVPSLKATRSLNEDLITEALTALANIKAPK is encoded by the exons ATGTCGGACAGGGGAGGGAAAGGTTACTACACCGCCCCCAGGGGGAAGGCCCTCGCCTCCAAGACAG GAACACCGAACGGAAGGCAGAACATTTCTGCAAATGCCCCAATTGTTCTTTCTGATTCAGATTCTGATTCCGAAG GTTTTCGCGAAGAACCGACTCCCACACATTCCAAGTCAAATGGGAAGGCTTCATCTGATAGCCTAAAAACTGGTGGGAAGGCTTCATCTGATAGCCTAAAAACTGGTGGAAAGGCCTCATCTTTTTCTAATG GAGAAGCTGGCAAAGGAGGGAAGACATTTAGTGCCGGTAAAGGTGGGAAGGGCTCTGCATCCACTGCAATGCCTGCAAAGTCTGATGCAGAACTAAAGCTTGAGCTTG ATATGCCTTCAAATTCTAGAATATTAATGAATTGTGAAGCAACTGAACTATTGCAACAAATTCACGAACATATGGCAATCTTATCAGAGGATCCGAAGATAAAAATTCCTGA GTCATTCGACAGGACTTTCCAATTTGCAAAAGAAGGAAATCATTTCACCAGTGCAAAGTCTGTGAAAGAAGTGCTGGA TCCTCTTAAAAAAAGTGGTGTTACTGATGGCGAG ATATGCATGATAGCGAACATTGGACCTGAGACCATCGAAGAGGTTTATGCTCTAGTACCATCCCTCAAG GCGACTAGGTCGCTCAATGAAGACCTGATTACGGAGGCTCTTACTGCCCTCGCTAACATAAAAGCCCCCAAGTGA